A DNA window from Mycosarcoma maydis chromosome 12, whole genome shotgun sequence contains the following coding sequences:
- a CDS encoding tRNA (guanine26-N2)-dimethyltransferase (related to N2,N2-dimethylguanosine tRNA methyltransferase), which translates to MAPTPILLAPERARASGITLADHESAFRENSATIVMPSAEAAFLNPVQEFNRDLSTLAIRTWSERFDAEKKARFLRAAQRKAVSAANKGKGKRKGAACPTHGSTDADVAATDAEKPGTKRARIDAHRNGATTFTSAEGALSDEAPQGASQEAPQASRSAVVAPIEDEYRSYQFTLLEALSATGLRSIRYAKEIPLLRWVLANDLSPTAVEMMKRNVALNFPPDRPIDEWIVSEVSKEKASSSLTRIESEEHMDEDALAERENEARASAAAKSAATSSADPITAEATTTASSVIDPPAASIEPQASSAAIHPDCKVKLNAGDAITLMYTHREPHKRFDVVDLDPYGSAAPFLDGGVQSVADGGLLCVTCTDLAVLAGHNYPEKCFSQYGGVSVKAEFSHEVALRLVLHTIATSAARYGRYIQPVLSLSIDFYLRTFVRVWTGPVEVKNVASKTGTVYICTHCQDFHIQRFGRATQTTNTGKTGQTNINYRYNSAQGPPVGEQCNECGNRMHLGGPMWLGDLHDAEFCNSLLSNLDEIPSAFHTSARIRGMVSLAAQELSGDKSLFYFTPPKASGLFHCVSPPLDKMVSALLSAGFRVSRSHAAAGSLKTDATRAQVFDILRYWVKTQHPVKMENMKPNDPARVLLQKEPQREYDFDNTKAKEVLDALGASEKLVRYQNNPLPNWGPGTAAKGHRGKKKRNLRPDDLRSAEQL; encoded by the coding sequence ATGGCGCCGACGCCTATCCTACTTGCACCGGAGCGTGCACGAGCCTCTGGCATCACCCTGGCAGATCATGAATCCGCTTTCCGCGAGAACTCGGCGACAATCGTAATGCCCTCGGCTGAAGCTGCCTTCCTCAATCCCGTTCAGGAGTTCAACCGTGATCTGTCCACCCTGGCTATTCGCACCTGGAGTGAACGATTCGACGCTGAGAAGAAGGCACGCTTCCtacgagctgctcagcgaAAGGCTGTCTCTGCCGCCAACAAGGGCAAAGGAAAGCGCAAAGGAGCTGCTTGCCCCACCCATGGATCCACCGACGCCGATGTTGCTGCGACAGATGCAGAAAAGCCGGGCACCAAGAGGGCGCGTATCGATGCCCACCGAAACGGCGCCACAACTTTCACATCTGCCGAGGGCGCACTGTCGGACGAAGCACCACAAGGAGCATCACAAGAAGCACCACAAGCATCGCGCAGCGCCGTAGTAGCGCCGATCGAGGACGAGTATCGCAGCTATCAGTTTACCCTGCTAGAGGCGCTCAGCGCAACTGGTCTTCGTAGCATTCGCTATGCGAAGGAGATTCCTCTGTTGCGCTGGGTGCTGGCCAACGATCTTTCGCCGACGgcggtcgagatgatgaAACGTAACGTAGCGCTCAACTTTCCGCCGGATCGTCCAATTGATGAATGGATCGTTTCCGAGGTGAGCAAAGAAAAAGCCAGCAGTAGCTTGACAAGGATCGAGAGCGAAGAGCAcatggacgaggatgcACTGGCCGAAAGGGAGAACGAGGCGCGAGCGAGTGCGGCAGCAAAGTCGGCAGCAACTTCATCAGCAGATCCCATAACAGCAGAGGCAACCACTACGGCATCATCTGTCATTGACCCTCCAGCAGCTTCCATCGAGCCTCAGgcatcatcagcagccaTTCACCCGGACTGCAAGGTCAAGCTCAATGCTGGAGACGCCATCACCCTGATGTACACGCACCGCGAACCACACAAGCGTTTCGACGTGGTCGACCTGGACCCTTATGGCTCAGCCGCGCCCTTCTTGGACGGAGGTGTTCAGTCGGTTGCCGACGGTGGTCTGCTCTGCGTCACTTGCACCGACTTGGCCGTCCTCGCAGGACACAATTATCCAGAAAAGTGTTTCTCACAATACGGCGGTGTTTCTGTCAAGGCCGAATTCTCACACGAAGTTGCACTCCGACTCGTCCTTCACACCATTGCCACCTCGGCCGCACGATACGGTCGCTATATCCAGCCCGTCCTGAGTCTTTCGATCGATTTCTACCTGCGCACCTTTGTTCGGGTTTGGACTGGGCCTGTCGAAGTTAAAAACGTCGCCAGTAAAACTGGCACCGTCTATATCTGCACACACTGTCAGGACTTCCACATACAGCGGTTTGGGCGCGCAACCCAAACTACCAACACGGGCAAAACGGGTCAGACAAACATCAACTACCGCTACAACTCGGCTCAGGGACCGCCGGTGGGCGAACAATGTAACGAGTGCGGCAACCGGATGCATCTCGGTGGACCAATGTGGTTGGGCGACCTGCACGATGCCGAATTCTGCAACTCACTTCTCTCGAACCTCGACGAAATCCCCTCGGCCTTCCACACAAGCGCACGTATTCGAGGTATGGTCAGTCTTGCAGCTCAAGAGCTATCAGGCGACAAGAGCCTGTTTTACTTTACCCCACCCAAAGCGTCGGGATTGTTCCACTGCGTCTCGCCCccgctcgacaagatggtCTCCGCTCTTCTTTCCGCGGGCTTCCGTGTAAGTCGATCAcacgctgcagctggatCGCTCAAGACGGACGCGACGCGAGCACAGGTGTTCGATATCTTGAGGTACTGGGTCAAGACCCAACATCCTGTCAAGATGGAAAACATGAAACCGAACGATCCGGCTCGAGTTTTGCTGCAAAAGGAGCCCCAGAGAGAGTACGATTTCGACAATaccaaggccaaggaggTGCTGGATGCGTTGGGAGCGAGTGAGAAATTGGTCAGGTACCAGAACAATCCACTGCCCAACTGGGGTCCTGGTACAGCAGCCAAGGGTCACAGgggaaagaagaagaggaacCTGCGTCCGGACGATCTGCGGTCTGCAGAGCAGCTTTGA
- a CDS encoding uncharacterized protein (related to NTG1 - DNA repair protein), with the protein MSASNGSARCSRRKLFAPTPIGTSTSSRTSSHTASVAATSEHDSSLRTPSLVNGVESDAALAASMSASEVRRSYSLRRRTRTASTSSTSTHTHNATQSKSKRTSAKRSRAALSSCTASEEESDSAAGSDFCQDAANDTSDHDSDVFGDDSTTNRKNARASTSRKTSRKIKADDEKESSPKQQQQQRRASKSVSLSPKKRAASSPFSISPRKVSKKAWKVNLEAHEAHPAPLHWEEVYALLAKQRTRIVAPVDTMGCEENGRQHRRADAHRARESPEASAKRERLATLVSLMLSSQTKDPVTAEAVYNLQRTLPNGLCLQSLLDADNEMISQCISKVGFWRRKTGYLKSAARILADDFQGDVPRTVDELVSLPGVGPKMAFLALSSMGIQVGIGVDTHVHRLTNRLGWHKTKTPEETRLNLQSWLPTQLHANINRLLVGFGQVICVPVGPRCDLCDVGRAGLCPSFRKVDPKSIEKRVKVEMLASDHAGVALHHNSVKLKSESEHTAEARLKVELQVDDPHNTHILQVADLIKPQVDQQQIASISIKQEDDTDTVSVDKALDW; encoded by the coding sequence ATGTCGGCCAGCAACGGTTCGGCTCGCTGTTCACGTCGCAAGCTGTTTGCACCTACACCAATTGGCACCAGTACGAGCAGCAGGACAAGCAGCCACACCGCCTCCGTCGCTGCCACCTCTGAGCATGACAGTAGCCTACGAACGCCGAGTCTCGTCAACGGTGTCGAATCAGACGCAGCGCTAGCAGCATCCATGTCGGCATCCGAAGTACGTCGTTCGTACTCTCTACGTCGTCGTACGCGCACTGCTTCTaccagctcgacaagcacTCATACTCACAATGCTACACAGAGCAAGTCCAAACGAACATCCGCCAAGcggtctcgagcagctctttCATCTTGCACAGCCTCGGAAGAGGAAAGTGATTCAGCTGCCGGTTCAGACTTCTGCCAGGACGCAGCCAACGATACGTCTGATCACGATAGCGATGTATTTGGCGATGATTCGACTACGAACCGCAAGAATGCGCGAGCCAGCACATCGCGCAAGACGTCTCGAAAGATCAAGGCggacgacgagaaggaATCAAGtccgaagcagcagcagcagcagcgtcgagcgagcaagtcgGTATCTTTGTCAcccaagaagcgcgcaGCCTCATCGCCGTTTTCGATCTCGCCGCGAAAAGTGAGCAAGAAAGCGTGGAAAGTGAACCTGGAAGCGCACGAAGCGCATCCCGCACCCTTGCACTGGGAGGAGGTGTacgcgcttcttgccaAACAACGCACGCGCATTGTCGCACCCGTCGACACGATGGGCTGCGAGGAGAATGGCCGACAGCACCGACGAGCCGACGCGCATCGCGCACGCGAATCGCCCGAGGCGTCCGCAAAGCGAGAAAGACTAGCAACCCTCGTATCGCTCATGCTGTCGTCTCAGACCAAAGATCCCGTCACCGCCGAAGCCGTGTACAACCTGCAGCGAACATTACCCAACGGCTTGTGCTTGCAGTCGTTACTAGACGCGGATAACGAGATGATCTCGCAATGCATCTCCAAGGTAGGCTTTTGGCGCAGGAAGACAGGGTATCTGAAGAGTGCAGCTAGGATTTTAGCCGATGATTTTCAAGGCGATGTTCCAAGGACAGTGGATGAGCTGGTGAGCCTGCCTGGCGTAGGCCCCAAAATGGCGTTTTTGGCTCTGAGCAGCATGGGCATCCAAGTGGGCATCGGCGTCGATACCCACGTTCATCGCCTAACCAACCGGCTCGGCTGGcacaagaccaagacgccCGAAGAGACCAGGCTCAACCTCCAATCTTGGCTACCCACCCAATTGCACGCTAACATCAACCGACTACTCGTCGGCTTTGGCCAGGTCATCTGCGTCCCAGTCGGCCCGAGGTGTGATCTATGCGATGTAGGCCGAGCCGGTCTCTGCCCAAGCTTCCGGAAAGTTGACCCGAAGAGTATCGAGAAAcgcgtcaaagtcgagatGCTTGCTAGCGACCATGCCGGCGTGGCGCTGCACCACAATTcggtcaagctcaagagcgAAAGTGAGCACACTGCTGAGGCGAGGctcaaagtcgagctcCAAGTGGACGATCCACATAACACACACATCCTGCAGGTGGCAGATCTGATCAAGCCACAAGTCGACCAACAGCAAATAGCGTCGATCAGCATCAAGCAAGAAGACGACACCGACACTGTGTCGGTAGACAAAGCCTTGGATTGGTAG
- a CDS encoding orotidine-5'-phosphate decarboxylase has product MSSITLQSYASRAAKQPNPAAKALLECMERKQTNLCVSIDVTNKQDLLDVCEAVGRNVCLVKTHIDIVEDFDMDLVHQLTQLSEKHDFLIFEDRKFADIGNTVSLQYSAGVHKIASWSHITNAHLVPGPSVISGLAKVGQPLGRGLLLLAEMSSEGALTKGDYTQACVDEAHKDTTGFVCGFIAMSRVDERERANTHRDLLILTPGVGLDVKGDGLGQQYRTPDQVIRESGCDVIIVGRGIYGALTTEEGKADKKAAFAKVSEQGERYKTAGWDAYLKRIGQK; this is encoded by the exons atgtcgagcatcaCACTTCAGTCTTACGCATCGCGTGCGGCCAAGCAGCCGAACCCGGCGGCGAAAGCGCTACTGGAATGCATGGAGCGCAAGCAAACCAACCTCTgcgtctcgatcgacgtCACTAACAAGCAAGACCTGCTCGACGTGTGCGAGGCGGTCGGTCGCAACGTTTGCCTTGTAAAGACGCACATTGATATTGTCGAGGATTTCGACATGGACCTGGTGCATCAGCTGACTCAGCTCAGCGAGAAACACGACTTTCTGATCTTCGAGGATCGAAAGTTTGCCGATATCG GCAACACCGTCAGCTTGCAATACTCTGCCGGAGTGCACAAGATCGCCTCGTGGTCGCATATCACCAATGCACACCTTGTTCCTGGTCCAAGCGTGATTTCTGGTCTCGCCAAAGTCGGCCAACCGCTCGGACGCGGactcttgctgctggcagAGATGAGCTCGGAAGGCGCTCTCACCAAGGGCGACTACACGCAAGCAtgcgtcgacgaggcgcaCAAGGACACCACCGGATTCGTGTGCGGCTTCATCGCCATGTCGCGCGTCGACGAAAGGGAGCGTGCCAACACGCATCGCGATCTGCTCATCTTGACGCCTGGTGTCGGGCTGGATGTCAAGGGAGACGGCTTGGGTCAGCAGTACCGTACCCCCGACCAGGTGATTCGCGAAAGTGGATGTGACGTCATCATTGTCGGCCGCGGAATCTACGGTGCGTTGACCACCGAGGAGGGTAAGGCGGATAAGAAGGCGGCGTTTGCCAAAGTcagcgagcaaggcgagagGTATAAAACCGCGGGTTGGGACGCCTATCTGAAACGTATTGGTCAGAAGTAG
- a CDS encoding mitochondrial 37S ribosomal protein bS1m, producing MTANTAATAPTHFSKLLRQARISSFDPAIPQVYTAPPAYAARGEWGMKRPLPSSSASIFGSSSGSAAYPGALRYIDVSQLDSAEGQTTWKEREKETLFVKRWAEADTKLHVVKPESGGHTYTEPGAYGPLPATTFLKSTERYFPSDIPGPIELTPEQEAREDAKDRQARLYNNQWRSIMKHHAARGAADPAYKGLDYMGEQSGSRAFGFDAQKFTTRARMMTNYNALSDKHFEKFVDKIRSERGTWKKFFSNKEKARLLGLIRKRQEREYAAAVKAQEDAERRGASKEPLPEVNPEAELDKMSLAEIDMLEQSRDVDATRDAFRVLQDKTLRESSKAQSSALPGRSQPNTMHPHAGLQYSQPDAIYASMLAEPVQGRVVHEVSSKSDRDLRRYAKIADGRSVLIGGHVSYLHAPLRSQAPATIDWSRQEPQRGTALFRIVDAYRTSSLNLASGMHRDMLAPRNDVGYLRSNLELVKQDAQGKPVNQVAPIGSAQYVGQTVHDPTKPVRRALGSIGAADAKRLSLLNALHSSGRKSDVQKQRRLGRQSASPTHTHVQSNASSPASPTKSTTAMLNNLDSLVNASQKSNN from the coding sequence ATGACAGCCAACACCGCCGCTACGGCGCCCACGCATTTCTCGAAACTGCTTCGTCAGgcgcgcatctcgagcttcgaCCCTGCGATCCCTCAAGTCTACACCGCACCACCGGCCTATGCGGCTCGAGGAGAATGGGGCATGAAGCGTCCGCTTccctcttcttcggcaTCGATCTTTGGCTCGTCGTCCGGCTCGGCTGCCTATCCCGGTGCACTGCGTTACATCGACGTGTCGCAGCTCGATTCCGCCGAAGGCCAGACCACGTGGAAGGAACGTGAAAAGGAAACGCTGTTTGTCAAACGTTGGGCCGAAGCCGACACGAAACTGCACGTCGTCAAGCCCGAATCGGGCGGTCACACATACACCGAGCCTGGAGCATACGGCCCTCTACCCGCCACGACGTTTCTCAAGTCCACCGAGCGATATTTCCCCTCAGACATCCCGGGACCGATTGAACTCACTcccgagcaagaagcgcgtGAAGACGCAAAGGACCGCCAAGCGAGGCTGTACAACAACCAATGGAGAAGCATCATGAAGCATCACGCTGCACGTGGAGCTGCCGACCCGGCGTACAAAGGCCTGGACTACATGGGTGAACAGTCGGGCTCTCGAGCATTTGGTTTCGACGCGCAAAAGTTTACAACGCGTGCACGAATGATGACCAACTACAACGCATTGTCGGACAAGCATTTCGAAAAGTTTGTTGACAAGATccgaagcgagcgaggaaCATGGAAAAAGTTTTTCAGCAACAAGGAAAAGGCTCGATTGCTCGGTTTGATCCGTAAGCGACAAGAGAGGGAGTATGCGGCTGCGGTCAAGGCGCAGGAAGACGCCGAGAGACGAGGAGCCAGTAAAGAACCTCTGCCTGAGGTGAATCCGGAAGCAGAGCTGGACAAAATGTCATTGGCAGAGATCGACATGCTAGAACAGTCGCGCGACGTCGATGCTACACGCGATGCTTTCCGGGTGTTGCAAGACAAGACGTTGCGCGAATCGAGCAAGGCGCAGTCGTCAGCTCTGCCCGGTCGATCGCAGCCCAACACGATGCATCCACACGCTGGCCTGCAGTACTCACAACCCGATGCCATCTACGCCAGCATGCTTGCCGAGCCGGTGCAGGGTAGGGTCGTGCACGAAGTGTCATCCAAGAGCGACCGCGATCTGCGACGCTacgccaagatcgccgaTGGTCGATCCGTGTTGATCGGAGGCCACGTGAGTTACTTGCACGCCCCGCTGCGCAGCCAAGCGCCGGCAACGATCGATTGGAGTCGACAGGAGCCGCAACGAGGTACGGCGCTCTTCCGGATCGTCGACGCCTACCGTACCTCGAGCCTGAACTTGGCCAGCGGCATGCACAGGGACATGCTCGCGCCTCGAAACGACGTCGGCTACCTCCGATCCAACCTGGAACTGGTCAAGCAGGATGCGCAGGGTAAGCCCGTTAACCAAGTTGCTCCGATTGGAAGCGCTCAGTACGTCGGTCAGACGGTGCACGATCCCACCAAACCAGTGCGACGTGCTTTGggcagcatcggcgctGCAGATGCAAAGAGGTTGTCCTTACTCAACGCCTTACACTCCTCTGGTCGAAAGTCGGACGTTCAGAAACAGCGTCGTCTCGGTCGTCAATCGGCGTCCCCAACCCACACCCACGTCCAGTCCAACGCTTCCTCGCCCGCGTCCCCTACCAAATCGACCACCGCCATGCTCAATAacctcgactcgctcgtTAACGCTTCCCAGAAGAGCAACAATTAA
- a CDS encoding putative phytoene dehydrogenase: MATRMSAPGDTKPILRPSSTCSSPTKRSSKKVVIIGAGAGGTALAARLGRRGYSVTVLEKNSFGGGRCSLIHHDGHRWDQGPSLYLMPEIFESCFKDLGEDIRSHIRLHQCNPAYRIHFADGEKMMLSSNLSQMGETLNFFEKRAGNKQDPLTNFLTFLKEAGENYEESIKHVLTKDWSAWWAFFRPELFPMLWKTKGLRIYSTLYDRTTKYFKSRHVRRALTFSAMYMGMSPFDAPATYSLLQYAEYAKGIWYPIGGFYKVVEAIETIARDKFAVDFRYETNVKRIVIDERKGAAKGVELDSGEVLQADVVVSNADLVWTYNNLLPPSSYATRLKSKDQTCSSISFYWALSSVVEELGGHNIFLADAYQESFDEIFRDGDTPSEPSFYVNVPSRLDASAAPAGKDTLVILVPCGPISIPEKPCADPAKGARTRDQFAATVQRARTQVIATLSKRLNRPDFESLIQHEIVNDPFDWADKFNLFRGSILGLSHTIPQVLWFRPSIQHAKYNNLFFVGASTQPGTGVPVVVAGSGVVAHRVTAFLEGREKGWLSWEAIRGSIFLALLAMVGVMFAGFAAAFILLGLVIAVSVHLLGFADVPGLVRGKVMLE, encoded by the coding sequence atggcgacTCGGATGTCTGCTCCAGGCGATACAAAGCCCATTTTACGCCCAAGCTCCACATGCTCGTCACCGACCAAACGAAGTAGCAAAAAAGTCGTCATCATTGGTGCCGGTGCGGGAGGTACCGCTCTCGCCGCGCGTCTCGGTCGTCGAGGCTACTCTGTCACAGTCCTCGAGAAGAACTCGTTTGGCGGCGGACGATGCTCGCTCATCCATCACGATGGACATCGATGGGACCAAGGTCCTTCGCTGTACCTGATGCCCGAGATCTTCGAGTCGTGCTTCAAAGATCTCGGCGAGGACATACGATCGCACATCCGTCTGCATCAATGCAATCCAGCCTATCGAATCCACTTTGCTGATGGCGAGAAAATGATGCTCTCCTCCAACTTGTCTCAGATGGGCGAAACGCTGAACTTTTTCGAGAAGCGCGCGGGCAACAAGCAAGACCCCTTGACCAACTTTTTGACATTTCTCAAAGAGGCAGGCGAGAACTACGAAGAGTCGATCAAGCACGTCTTGACCAAAGACTGGAGCGCATGGTGGGCGTTTTTTCGACCAGAACTGTTTCCAATGCTGTGGAAGACAAAGGGTTTGAGGATTTACTCGACACTTTACGATAGGACGACCAAGTATTTCAAGTCGAGACATGTGAGGAGAGCGCTGACTTTCTCGGCCATGTACATGGGAATGAGTCCGTTTGATGCGCCGGCGACCTACTCCTTGCTGCAGTATGCAGAGTATGCAAAGGGCATCTGGTATCCGATCGGAGGCTTCTacaaggtggtggaggcCATCGAGACGATTGCCAGGGACAAGTTTGCGGTCGATTTCCGATACGAAACGAATGTCAAACGCATCGTGATTGATGAGCGCAAAGGTGCTGCCAAGGGCGTCGAGTTGGATTCCGGTGAGGTGTTGCAAGCCGACGTTGTGGTTAGCAATGCCGATCTGGTATGGACATACAACAACCTCCTACCACCTTCATCGTACGCCACTCGGTTGAAGAGCAAAGACCAGACGTGTTCTTCGATCTCGTTCTACTGGGCGCTCTCTTCTGTCGTTGAAGAACTCGGGGGGCACAACATCTTCCTCGCCGATGCGTACCAAGAATCGTTCGACGAAATCTTCCGGGATGGAGACACGCCCTCGGAGCCATCGTTCTACGTCAATGTTCCGTCACGGCTCGATGCGAGtgctgcacctgctggCAAGGACACGCTGGTGATTCTGGTTCCCTGTGGGCCGATCAGCATTCCAGAGAAGCCGTGCGCCGATCCAGCCAAAGGTGCACGCACGCGCGATCAGTTTGCGGCAACCGTACAACGTGCTCGAACCCAAGTGATCGCCACGCTATCCAAACGACTGAATCGACCTGACTTTGAATCGCTGATCCAACACGAGATCGTCAACGACCCATTCGACTGGGCGGACAAATTCAACCTCTTCCGAGGCTCCATTCTCGGACTGAGCCACACGATTCCGCAGGTGCTCTGGTTCCGACCTTCGATCCAACATGCCAAGTACAACAATCTCTTCTTCGTTGGAGCGTCTACACAACCGGGAACGGGGGTTCCCGTCGTAGTGGCCGGAAGTGGCGTGGTCGCGCACAGAGTGACGGCGTTCTTGGAGGGCAGAGAAAAAGGCTGGTTGAGTTGGGAGGCGATTCGCGGCAGCATCTTTCTCGCCTTGTTGGCCATGGTCGGTGTCATGTTCGCCGGTTTTGCCGCCGCATTCATCTTGCTAGGCTTGGTAATCGCCGTCTCCGTGCATCTCTTGGGTTTCGCTGATGTACCCGGTTTGGTCCGCGGCAAGGTCATGCTCGAGTAG